A genomic segment from Poecilia reticulata strain Guanapo linkage group LG3, Guppy_female_1.0+MT, whole genome shotgun sequence encodes:
- the supv3l1 gene encoding ATP-dependent RNA helicase SUPV3L1, mitochondrial, whose protein sequence is MSANRAVYFVFSRLQRHFNTRTAHTTAGGCRVISGSRLLLQHPLPGSAVCCRNVSSKSVPPKAPDTSLFVPVSLKTDDPADGTVGAELTQPLDKNELLKVLNKFYKRKEMQKLAADHGLDARLFHQAFVSFRKYVLEMTSLPADLHIILSDICCNAGHIDDIYPYFMRHAKQIFPMLDCMDDLRKISDLRVPANWYPEARAIQRKVIFHSGPTNSGKTYHAIQRYLAAKSGVYCGPLKLLAHEIFEKSNAAGVPCDLVTGEERTFVDPEGRAAGHVACTIEMCSVNTPYEVAVIDEIQMIRDPSRGWAWTRALLGLCAEEIHVCGEAAAVDFIQELMYTTGEEVEVHTYKRLTPFSVLDHAVETLDNLRPGDCIVCFSKNDIYSLNRQIEARGQECAVIYGSLPPGTKLSQAKKFNDPDDPCKILVATDAIGMGLNLSIKRIIFNSLVKPNINEKGEKQMETISTSQALQIAGRAGRFSSIFKEGQVTTMHRDDLPVLKEILSHSVDPVETAGLHPTAEQIEMFAYQLPDATLSNLVDIFVSLSQVDGLYFVCNIDDFKFLADMIQHIPLNLRSRYVFCTAPINKKQPFVCTSFLKFARQFSRDEPLTFNWVCRHIGWPLAAPRNIKDLVHLEAVHDVLDLYLWLSYRFMBMFPDTAAVRGIQQELDNIIQQGVRNITRLIRASDPNLSDPLQPQGQSPEQNSAAGSRSRSRGQRGPAGTMEKSLASRLVKDGLLTPDLLKQLQREWSKSLRQEGGGQSSFSAELNSKSIKGKRKNKK, encoded by the exons ATGTCAGCGAACCGCGCCgtgtactttgtgttttctcgGCTTCAACGCCACTTCAACACCCGGACTGCTCACACCACCGCAGGCGGCTGCAGAGTGATTTCTGGTTCTAGGTTGTTGCTCCAGCACCCTCTGCCTGGTTCCGCGGTTTGCTGCAGAAATGTTTCCTCTAAAAGCGTCCCCCCCAAGGCTCCGGACACCTCGCTGTTTGTCCCCGTCTCACTGAAGACAGACGACCCGGCTGATGGSACCGTGGGAGCAGAACTGACGCAACCGCTGGACAAAA ATGAGCTGCTGAAAGTCTTGAACaagttttacaaaagaaaagagatgcAGAAGTTGGCAGCAGACCACGGCCTGGATG CTCGTCTGTTCCACCAAGCCTTCGTCAGCTTCAGGAAGTACGTTCTGGAGATGACRTCCCTCCCTGCTGATCTGCACATCATCCTCAGTGACATCTGCTGCAACGCAG GTCATATCGATGACATCTACCCGTACTTCATGCGTCATGCCAAACAAATCTTCCCCATGCTGGACTGCATGGATGACCTGAGAAAGATATCCGACCTCAGAGTCCCAGCAAACTG GTACCCTGAGGCCCGAGCCATCCAGAGGAAGGTGATCTTTCACTCTGGACCCACTAACAGYGGGAAAACTTACCATGCCATCCAGCGCTAYCTGGCGGCTAAGTCTGGGGTCTACTGCGGTCCCCTGAAACTTCTCGCCCACGAAATCTTTGAGAAGAGCAACGCCGCT GGTGTACCGTGTGACCTGGTTACCGGGGAGGAGCGGACCTTCGTAGACCCAGAGGGCCGAGCAGCTGGACACGTGGCATGCACCATCGAGATGTGCAGCGTCAACACACCCT aCGAGGTGGCTGTAATCGATGAAATCCAGATGATCAGAGATCCCTCCAGAGGCTGGGCGTGGACCAGAGCTCTACTCG GTTTGTGTGCCGAGGAGATCCAYGtgtgtggagaagcagcagctgtggaCTTCATCCAGGAGCTGATGTACACCACcggagaggaggtggag GTCCACACCTACAAACGCCTGACTCCGTTCTCGGTCCTGGATCACGCCGTGGAGACATTGGACAACCTGAGACCAGGAGACTGCATCGTGTGCTTCAGTAAAAACGACATCTACTCTTTAAACCGACAGATCGAGGCCAGAGGGCAAGAATGTGCCGTAATTTATGGCAGTTTACCTCCAG GCACTAAACTGTCGCAGGCCAAGAAGTTCAATGACCCTGACGACCCCTGTAAGATCCTGGTTGCTACAGATGCTATCGGCATGGGCCTCAACCT GAGTATAAAACGTATCATCTTCAACTCCCTGGTGAAGCCCAACATTAATGAGAAAGGAGAGAAGCAGATGGAGACCATCAGCACATCGCAGGCGCTGCAGATTGCAGGTCGAGCAGGGAG ATTTTCCTCCATATTTAAAGAGGGACAGGTCACGACCATGCACCGAGACGACCTGCCTGTGCTGAAGGAAATCCTCAGCCATTCTGTTGATCCTGTAGAG ACTGCAGGTCTCCATCCCACTGCAGAGCAGATAGAAATGTTTGCCTATCAGCTCCCCGACGCTACGCTCTCCAACCTTGTA GACATATTCGTCAGCCTCTCTCAGGTGGACGGTCTGTATTTTGTCTGCAACATCGACGACTTCAAGTTTCTGGCTGACATGATTCAACATATTCCACTCAACCTGAGGTCGCGCTACGTCTTCTGTACAGCGCCCATTAATAAAAAGCAGCCTTTTGTCTGCACCTCCTTCCTAAAG TTTGCACGTCAGTTCAGTCGAGACGAGCCTCTGACGTTTAACTGGGTCTGCCGCCACATCGGCTGGCCCCTGGCTGCACCCAGAAACATCAAGGACCTGGTCCACCTGGAAGCCGTGCATGATGTTCTGGATCTGTACCTCTGGTTAAG CTACCGTTTCATGRATATGTTTCCGGACACGGCCGCCGTCCGAGGAATCCAGCAGGAACTCGACAACATCATCCAGCAGGGCGTCCGAAACATCACCCGTCTGATCCGAGCCAGTGACCCGAACCTCAGCGACCCGCTGCAGCCGCAGGGCCAGTCCCCGGAGCAAAACTCTGCTGCCGGCAGCAGAAGCAGGAGCCGAGGTCAGAGAGGCCCGGCAGGGACGATGGAGAAATCTCTGGCGAGCCGTCTGGTGAAAGACGGACTGTTGACTCCTGATCTGctcaaacagctgcagagggAGTGGTCCAAGAGCCTGAGGCAGGAAGGCGGGGGTCAAAGTTCATTCAGTGCAGAGCTTAATAGCAAGAGCATcaaagggaaaagaaagaacaagaaataa
- the LOC103462844 gene encoding putative hexokinase HKDC1, whose translation MLAVHLISFFFSKLKEDPTKKVDRFLHAMRLQDEQLVDISNRFLAEMKKGLSAESLAAAAVKMLPTHVRSTPDGSEKGQFVALDLGGSKFKVLRVKVREDEGINKGGVEMEEKTYPIPKELHEGRAVELFDHVSESLKDFLLEKNMSPEKKHPLAFTFSFPCEHPGLDQGLLLSWCKNYKVRGLQGKDVVQFLRQAIDRTGDMDVDVLAVVNDTVATMMTCGFDDQCCEVGLIIGTGTNACYMEELRHIDMVQGDEGRMCVNTEWGAFGDDGALHDFITDFDRDVDAASLNPGKQTFEKMVSGMYLGELVRLVVLKMAKLGLLFDGHVSDALRTKGKITTADVAAMEEYRNGLKNTKEILTHLHLTPSPDDCVAVQHVSTIVSFRSSNLVAAGLVAILTRIRQNRNLRGLRITVGVDGTVYKTHPQYPKRLHKVVRRLLPDCHVRFVLSECGSSKGAALVAAVAQRLTSQRRKVDEALSLFTLNEEKLQLVKSRMREGLEAGLKSKGCTIKMLPSFVYHTPDGTERGKYLALDLGGTNFRAMLVRFKRQKTRLYHKIYTIPLEIMQGTGEELFDHLAQCVCDFLDYMGLKNVRLPAGFTFSFPCQQSDIDTGTLVSWTKGFKATDCEGEDVVSMLREAIKRRNEFDLDIVALVNDTVGTMMSCAYEDPKCEVGMIAGTGSNLCYMEELRNIEKLEQSNSILRTNKQTSEGEEGEAAVKSGLKMCVNTEWGGLGNDRCLEDIITLYDVEVDIHSVNPGKQRFEKLTSGMYLGEIVRQVLLDLTRRGLLFKGHVTETLKTPGIFETKYLSQIESDHLALLQVRSILQQLGLHGTCDDSIIVKEVCGAVSRRAAQMCGAGMAAVVDKIREDRGLERLSITVGVDGALYKLHPHFSQVLKETVGVMAPQCDVTFMPSEEGSGKGAALIAAVVRQKHQM comes from the exons ATGTTGGCCGTTCATCTCATCTCGTTCTTCTTCTCCAAACTCAAGGAGGATCCGACTAAGAAG GTGGACAGGTTCCTGCACGCGATGCGTCTGCAGGACGAGCAGCTCGTCGACATCTCAAACCGTTTCCTGGCTGAGATGAAGAAAGGACTTTCAGCCGAAAGTCTGGCCGCTGCAGCTGTGAAGATGCTGCCGACTCATGTCCGCTCCACTCCCGATGGATCAG AGAAAGGACAGTTTGTGGCTCTGGATCTCGGAGGCTCCAAGTTTAAGGTTCTCAGAGTTAAAGTCAGAGAGGATGAGGGGATTAATAAGGGAGGAgtggagatggaggagaaaaCATACCCAATACCAAAGGAGCTGCATGAAGGGAGAGCTGttgag TTATTTGACCATGTCTCAGAGTCTCTGAAGGATTTCCTGCTTGAAAAGAACATGAGTCCAGAGAAAAAGCATCCGCTAGCCTTTACTTTCTCCTTCCCATGTGAGCACCCTGGTTTGGATCAG GGATTGTTGTTAAGCTGGTGTAAAAACTACAAAGTTCGCGGCCTTCAGGGGAAAGATGTGGTCCAGTTCCTCAGGCAGGCCATCGACAGAACCGGG GATATGGACGTAGATGTCTTGGCAGTGGTTAATGACACCGTGGCGACCATGATGACCTGTGGGTTTGATGACCAGTGCTGTGAAGTAGGACTCATCATCG GAACCGGCACCAACGCCTGCTACATGGAGGAGCTGCGTCACATCGACATGGTTCAGGGAGACGAGGGCCGGATGTGTGTGAACACCGAGTGGGGCGCGTTCGGGGATGACGGGGCCCTGCATGACTTCATTACTGACTTTGACAGAGACGTTGATGCGGCCTCCCTCAACCCCGGAAAACAAAC ATTTGAGAAGATGGTCAGTGGGATGTACCTGGGTGAACTGGTGAGGCTGGTGGTGTTGAAGATGGCTAAACTGGGACTGCTGTTTGATGGGCATGTGTCAGACGCTCTGAGGACCAAAGGGAAGATAACCACTGCAGATGTGGCAGCGATGGAGGA gtACAGAAACGGTCTGAAAAACACCAAGGAAATCCTGACTCACCTGCATCTGACCCCTTCACCTGACGACTGCGTCGCTGTTCAGCACGTCAGCACCATCGTGTCCTTTAGGTCCTCGAATCTGGTGGCGGCGGGGCTGGTGGCCATTCTAACCCGGATCAGACAGAACCGGAACCTGAGAGGACTGAGAATCACAGTCGGCGTTGATGGCACTGTGTACAAAACACACCCACA GTATCCTAAGCGGCTCCATAAGGTGGTGCGGCGGTTGCTTCCTGATTGCCACGTCAGGTTCGTCCTCTCGGAGTGCGGCAGCAGCAAAGGCGCTGCCCTCGTGGCAGCGGTCGCCCAGCGTCTGACATCACAGAGGCGAAAG GTGGATGAAGCTCTATCTCTGTTCACTCTGAACGAAGAGAAGCTCCAGCTGGTGAAGTCCAGGATGAGGGAGGGCCTGGAGGCTGGGCTGAAGAGCAAAGGCTGCACCATTAAAATGCTTCCCTCTTTCGTATACCACACACCAGACGGCACAG aacgTGGGAAATACCTTGCCTTGGATCTGGGAGGAACGAACTTCAGAGCTATGCTTGTGcgatttaaaagacaaaaaactcgACTTTACCATAAAATTTACACCATTCCCTTGGAGATAATGCAGGGAACTGGAGAGGAG TTGTTTGACCACTTGGCTCAGTGTGTTTGTGACTTCCTGGACTACATGGGGCTGAAGAACGTTCGCCTTCCTGCAGGATTCACCTTCTCTTTCCCCTGTCAGCAGTCAGACATCGATACA GGCACATTGGTGAGCTGGACCAAAGGCTTTAAGGCTACAGACTGTGAAGGAGAAGATGTTGTGAGCATGCTCAGAGAGGCCATCAAGAGACGCAAC GAGTTTGACTTGGACATTGTTGCTTTAGTCAACGACACAGTTGGGACCATGATGAGCTGCGCCTATGAGGACCCTAAATGTGAAGTTGGAATGATTGCAG GTACAGGTTCAAACCTTTGCTACATGGAAGAACTGAGGAACATCGAGAAGCTGGAACAGAGCAACAGCATCCTGAGGACAAATAAACAGACGTCAGAAGGAGAGGAGGGCGAG GCTGCTGTGAAGTCGGGCCTGAAGATGTGTGTAAACACAGAGTGGGGTGGTCTGGGCAATGACCGCTGTCTGGAGGACATCATCACACTTTATGATGTCGAGGTGGACATACACTCAGTCAACCCTGGAAAACAAAG GTTTGAAAAGCTGACCAGTGGGATGTATCTGGGTGAAATCGTCAGACAGGTTTTACTGGATCTGACCCGAAGAGGCCTCCTGTTCAAAGGACACGTCACCGAAACCTTAAAAACCCCCGggatatttgaaacaaaatatctCTCACAAATAGAGAG CGATCACTTGGCTCTGCTGCAGGTCAGGTCTATTCTGCAGCAGCTGGGGCTGCACGGCACCTGCGACGACAGCATCATCGTCAAGGAG GTGTGTGGAGCGGTGTCGCGTCGTGCGGCTCAAATGTGTGGAGCAGGAATGGCGGCAGTGGTGGATAAAATCAGAGAAGACCGAGGCCTGGAGCGTCTGAGCATCACTGTGGGCGTAGACGGCGCTCTGTACAAACTGCATCCACA TTTCTCGCAGGTCCTGAAAGAGACCGTGGGGGTCATGGCTCCCCAGTGCGATGTGACCTTCATGCCGTCAGAGGAGGGCAGCGGGAAAGGTGCCGCCCTCATTGCAGCCGTGGTCCGACAGAAGCATCAGATGTGA
- the vps26a gene encoding vacuolar protein sorting-associated protein 26A: MSFLGGLFGPVCEIDVVLNDAENRKTAELKTEDGKVEKHYLFYDGESVSGKVNLNVKQGGKRLEHQGIRIEFVGQIELFSDKSNTHEFVDLVKELALPGELTQNRSYDFEFMQVEKPYESYTGANVRLRYFLRVTIVRRLSDLIKEYELIVHQLATYPDVNNSIKMEVGIEDCLHIEFEYNKSKYHLKDVIVGKIYFLLVRIKIQHMELQLIKKEITGIGPSTTTETETVAKYEIMDGAPVKGESIPIRLFLAGYDLTPTMRDVNKKFSVRYFLNLVLVDEEDRRYFKQQEIVLWRKAPEKLRKRNFHQRYESPEPRSQPVSAEQPEM; this comes from the exons ATG AGTTTCCTGGGAGGATTGTTTGGGCCGGTATGTGAGATAGACGTGGTGCTGAACGACGCggagaacagaaaaacagccGAGTTAAAGACAGAAGATGGAAAAGTGGAGAAACACTACCTATTCTATGATGGAGAGTCTGTGTCTGGAAAG GTGAATCTAAATGTGAAGCAGGGAGGGAAGCGGCTGGAGCATCAGGGGATCCGCATCGAGTTTGTCGGACAGATAG AGCTGTTCTCTGATAAGAGCAACACCCATGAGTTTGTGGACTTGGTGAAAGAGCTGGCCTTGCCTGGAGAGCTAACCCAGAACAGAAGCTACGACTTTGAGTTCATGCAGGTGGAGAAGCCTTACGAGTCCTACACCGGAGCAAACGTCAGGCTAAG ATATTTCCTCCGGGTGACAATAGTCCGCCGTCTGTCTGACTTAATAAAGGAATACGAGTTAATTGTTCACCAGCTGGCCACTTATCCAGACGTAAACAACTCCATCAAGATGGAGGTCGGCATCGAGGACTGTCTTCACATCGAGTTTGAATACAACAAATCCAA ATACCACCTGAAGGACGTGATCGTCGGGAAGATTTACTTCCTCCTGGTCAGGATTAAAATCCAGCACatggagctgcagctcatcaAGAAGGAGATAACAGGCATAG gTCCGAGCACGACAACCGAGACGGAAACGGTTGCTAAGTATGAGATCATGGACGGCGCTCCAGTTAAAGGAGAATCAATCCCAATCAGACTCTTCCTGGCAG GATATGACTTGACGCCCACCATGAGGGACGTCAATAAGAAGTTCTCTGTTCGCTACTTTCTCAATCTGGTGCTGGTGGATGAGGAGGACAGGAGATACTTTAAACAGCAG GAGATTGTTTTGTGGCGAAAAGCTCCAGAGAAGCTGAGGAAAAGAAACTTCCACCAGCGCTACGAGTCGCCCGAGCCCAGAAGCCAGCCGGTTTCCGCAGAGCAGCCGGAGATGTGA